A single genomic interval of Syntrophaceae bacterium harbors:
- a CDS encoding response regulator — translation MTGTPRILVVDDEIRMCESVRILLGERNYRIETCPSARDAVAWLETNRCDLMLLDLMMPEMDGFDLLDFVKDRYPDVTVIMMTGHASIESAVEALKRGAYDYLGKPFEHDELVRRVENALDQKRLRAERDIFRNHLAATEERYRHLVQHSPDIIFTLGEKGEFLFVNDTVESLLGYETASLRGKAFSTIVFEEDVEKVRAFFEAAAKGRPLSDCMEVRLRCRTKPATGDGISVVELRAAAMEEFSEESGGKIRGIYGIARDITERKRAEEEKKLLEAQLRQAQKMEAIGTLAGGIAHDFNNLLMAIQGNASLMLFDLSPKHEHYERLRNIEKLVDSGSRLTAQLLGYARKGRYEVRPINLNQTVQDACETFSRTRKEIRVQLHLDRTLAPIEADTGQIEQVLMNLLVNAADAMRGGGTITIRTANTTHEQMKGKLYNPKPGKYVLLSVSDTGVGMDEKTKERIFEPFFTTKEMGRGTGLGLASTYGIIKGHGGFIDVESEPGRGATFSIYLPASSKKISQPQRGQEGIVRGHGTVLLVDDEDMVLEIGRALLETMGYQVLTARDGEEAIRLYERQGSSIDLVLLDVVMPGLGGGEVFDRLKSMNPDMKCLLLSGYSIDGEATEIIQRGCDGFIQKPFKLRDLSKSIREILHHP, via the coding sequence ATGACGGGAACCCCCAGAATCCTGGTTGTGGACGACGAGATCCGGATGTGCGAGAGCGTCCGGATCCTGCTCGGGGAGCGCAACTACCGCATCGAGACATGCCCTTCGGCGCGGGACGCCGTGGCCTGGCTGGAGACCAACCGCTGCGACCTCATGCTCCTCGATCTCATGATGCCGGAGATGGACGGGTTCGATCTGCTGGATTTCGTCAAGGACCGGTATCCCGACGTGACGGTCATCATGATGACGGGCCACGCCTCCATCGAGTCGGCCGTGGAGGCCCTGAAGCGGGGCGCCTACGACTATCTCGGCAAGCCCTTCGAGCACGACGAGCTCGTCAGGCGCGTGGAGAACGCCCTCGACCAGAAGCGGCTGAGGGCCGAGCGGGACATCTTCCGGAACCATCTCGCGGCCACCGAGGAACGGTACCGCCATCTCGTGCAGCACTCGCCCGACATCATCTTCACGCTCGGGGAGAAGGGTGAGTTCCTCTTCGTCAACGACACCGTCGAGAGCCTCCTGGGTTACGAGACCGCCTCGCTGCGGGGAAAGGCGTTCTCCACCATCGTCTTCGAGGAGGATGTTGAAAAGGTCCGGGCCTTCTTCGAGGCCGCGGCCAAGGGGAGGCCCCTGTCGGACTGCATGGAGGTGCGGCTGCGCTGCCGGACGAAACCCGCGACCGGCGACGGCATCTCCGTCGTGGAGCTGCGCGCCGCCGCCATGGAGGAGTTCTCCGAGGAGAGCGGGGGCAAGATCCGCGGCATCTACGGCATTGCCCGGGACATCACGGAGCGCAAGCGCGCCGAGGAGGAGAAGAAGCTCCTCGAGGCCCAGCTGCGCCAGGCCCAGAAGATGGAAGCCATCGGCACCCTGGCCGGCGGGATCGCCCACGACTTCAACAACCTCCTGATGGCCATCCAGGGGAACGCCTCGCTGATGCTCTTCGACCTGAGCCCGAAGCACGAGCACTACGAGCGGCTGCGCAACATCGAGAAACTCGTCGACAGCGGCTCCCGCCTCACGGCCCAGCTGCTGGGCTATGCCCGCAAGGGCCGCTACGAGGTGAGACCCATCAATCTCAACCAGACCGTGCAGGACGCCTGCGAGACCTTCAGCCGGACGAGGAAGGAAATCCGGGTCCAGCTCCATCTCGACAGGACCCTTGCCCCCATCGAGGCCGACACCGGGCAGATCGAGCAGGTGCTGATGAACCTGCTCGTCAACGCCGCCGACGCGATGCGGGGCGGCGGCACGATCACCATCCGGACGGCGAACACGACCCACGAGCAGATGAAGGGCAAGCTCTACAACCCGAAACCCGGCAAGTATGTCCTGCTGTCGGTCAGCGACACGGGCGTCGGGATGGACGAGAAGACCAAGGAACGGATCTTCGAGCCCTTCTTCACGACCAAGGAAATGGGCCGCGGGACGGGCCTTGGGCTTGCGTCGACCTACGGGATCATCAAGGGCCACGGGGGGTTCATCGACGTGGAGTCCGAGCCCGGCCGGGGCGCGACCTTCTCCATCTACCTGCCGGCCTCGTCCAAGAAAATCTCCCAGCCCCAGCGAGGCCAGGAGGGGATCGTCCGGGGCCATGGGACGGTGCTCCTCGTCGACGACGAGGACATGGTGCTCGAGATCGGCAGGGCCCTTCTCGAAACCATGGGCTACCAGGTCCTGACCGCCAGGGACGGCGAGGAGGCGATCAGGCTCTACGAGAGACAGGGCAGCTCGATCGACCTCGTCCTGCTGGACGTGGTGATGCCGGGCCTGGGCGGCGGTGAGGTGTTCGACCGCCTCAAGAGCATGAACCCCGACATGAAGTGCCTGCTGCTCTCGGGGTACAGCATCGACGGCGAGGCCACGGAGATCATCCAGCGGGGCTGCGACGGGTTCATCCAGAAGCCCTTCAAGCTGCGGGACCTCTCGAAAAGCATCCGTGAAATCCTGCACCATCCCTGA
- a CDS encoding protein-L-isoaspartate(D-aspartate) O-methyltransferase, whose protein sequence is MKPRNAVLAVAAAILLAAVLLAGSSDGWFLGQPAVKDFDVLREAMVTEQIVARGVRHEGVLKAMRTTPRHLFVPEGLRSSAYEDRPLPIGHGQTISQPYIVAYMTEILQPDGSGTVLEIGTGSGYQAAVLSPLYRKVYTIEIIPELAESARARLRDLGYGNVEVRTGDGYAGWPDKAPFDAIMVTAAAGHIPPPLIAQLKAAGRMVIPVGSPYTIQHIMLVEKDLNGHVTTKSLLPVRFVPLTGGRP, encoded by the coding sequence ATGAAACCTCGCAATGCGGTGCTTGCCGTTGCTGCGGCGATTCTCCTGGCGGCGGTTCTCCTCGCGGGCTCCTCGGACGGCTGGTTCCTCGGGCAGCCCGCCGTGAAGGATTTCGACGTGCTCCGCGAGGCGATGGTCACGGAACAGATCGTCGCCCGCGGCGTGCGCCACGAGGGCGTCCTGAAGGCGATGCGGACCACGCCCCGCCACCTCTTCGTGCCGGAGGGCCTCCGGTCGTCCGCCTACGAGGACAGGCCCCTGCCGATCGGTCACGGCCAGACGATCTCCCAGCCCTACATCGTGGCCTACATGACGGAGATCCTGCAGCCCGACGGCTCGGGGACCGTTCTCGAGATCGGCACCGGTTCCGGGTACCAGGCGGCTGTCCTGTCGCCCCTCTACCGGAAGGTGTACACGATCGAGATCATCCCCGAACTGGCCGAATCGGCGAGGGCCCGTCTCCGGGACCTCGGTTACGGCAACGTGGAGGTCCGGACGGGGGACGGCTACGCCGGGTGGCCCGACAAGGCGCCTTTCGATGCCATCATGGTGACGGCGGCAGCCGGCCATATCCCGCCGCCCCTCATTGCCCAGCTGAAGGCAGCGGGAAGGATGGTGATCCCCGTGGGCAGCCCCTACACGATCCAGCACATCATGCTGGTCGAAAAGGACCTGAACGGACACGTCACGACGAAAAGCCTTCTGCCCGTCCGCTTTGTCCCCCTGACGGGGGGACGGCCGTAG
- a CDS encoding NRDE family protein, whose translation MCLFFCAFEIHPEYRLIIAANRDEFYDRPSRPAAFWPEAPELLAGRDLQGGGTWFGVTRSGRLAAITNYRDPASHRSDAPSRGLLLTDYLLGQADPAGYLEQVRRKGAAYNGFNLIVGTTRELYYYSNRKGGVIALTPGLYGLSNHLLDTPWPKVARGKEALGDLLSRGEDPSPEALFAILSDRTIAEDRLLPDTGVGLEWERVLSARFITSPVYGTRSSTLLYVDRKDRVTFIERNYNTSPEPLDTVRFEFAVSRSDAARG comes from the coding sequence ATGTGCCTGTTCTTCTGCGCCTTCGAGATCCACCCGGAGTACCGCCTCATCATCGCCGCCAACCGCGACGAGTTCTACGATCGCCCCTCGAGGCCGGCCGCCTTCTGGCCCGAGGCACCGGAGCTCCTGGCCGGCAGGGACCTCCAGGGCGGCGGCACCTGGTTCGGCGTCACCCGCTCCGGGCGTCTCGCCGCAATCACGAATTACCGCGACCCCGCGTCGCACCGCAGCGACGCGCCCTCGCGGGGCCTGCTGCTGACGGACTATCTTCTGGGGCAGGCCGACCCGGCGGGGTATCTCGAGCAGGTCAGGCGCAAGGGGGCCGCCTACAACGGCTTCAATCTCATCGTCGGGACGACCCGGGAGCTCTACTACTATTCCAACCGAAAGGGCGGCGTGATCGCGCTGACGCCGGGGCTGTACGGCCTGAGCAACCACCTGCTCGACACGCCCTGGCCGAAGGTGGCCCGGGGCAAGGAGGCCCTCGGCGATCTGCTGTCCCGGGGAGAGGACCCCTCCCCCGAGGCGCTCTTCGCCATCCTGTCGGACCGCACCATCGCGGAGGACCGCTTGCTGCCGGATACCGGCGTCGGGCTCGAATGGGAGCGGGTCCTGTCGGCGCGCTTCATCACGAGCCCCGTCTACGGGACCCGTTCGTCCACGCTGCTCTACGTCGACCGCAAGGACCGGGTGACGTTCATCGAGCGAAACTACAATACGAGCCCTGAACCGCTCGATACGGTGCGTTTCGAGTTCGCCGTTTCCCGAAGCGATGCAGCCCGAGGATAA
- a CDS encoding ferritin family protein: MGSDTLRSVLDLAIQREEEAHTFYLNLSKVVEDKAARDTLQYLADEEARHKAFLVTCREEMSCDAVMRPELPVDYKVAEHLKQPDVKKDMNSVDVFLVAANREINAHHFYKALADLYPEGPVKELLLRMAGEEMRHKEKMEYLYANTAFGQTAGG; this comes from the coding sequence ATGGGAAGCGACACGCTGCGATCGGTCCTCGATCTTGCCATCCAGAGGGAGGAAGAGGCCCACACCTTTTACCTGAACCTCAGCAAGGTCGTCGAGGACAAGGCGGCCAGGGACACCCTGCAGTACCTCGCTGACGAGGAGGCAAGGCACAAGGCCTTTCTCGTCACGTGCAGGGAGGAAATGTCCTGCGACGCCGTCATGCGGCCCGAACTGCCCGTGGATTACAAGGTGGCCGAGCACCTGAAGCAGCCCGACGTGAAGAAGGACATGAACTCCGTGGACGTGTTCCTCGTTGCGGCCAACCGGGAGATCAACGCCCATCATTTCTACAAGGCCCTTGCCGATCTCTACCCCGAGGGGCCGGTGAAGGAACTTCTCCTGAGAATGGCCGGCGAGGAGATGAGGCACAAGGAGAAGATGGAATACCTCTACGCCAATACCGCCTTCGGTCAGACGGCGGGGGGATGA
- a CDS encoding DUF2784 domain-containing protein, with translation MGYAIAADIVIVIHFLWIAFVILGFPFFLWVNSARWRLIHLAAVIAMVLMQITRSICPLTYLEAWLKSEGRGAEVYPGKFIIETIERLIYVDSVTLEKITWATGAYLGLIVLSFRFRPIPKKKKVRS, from the coding sequence ATGGGTTATGCGATTGCCGCCGACATCGTCATCGTGATCCACTTCCTGTGGATCGCCTTCGTGATCCTGGGATTCCCCTTCTTTCTGTGGGTCAACAGCGCCCGGTGGCGCCTCATCCACCTGGCCGCCGTGATTGCGATGGTCCTGATGCAGATCACGCGCTCCATCTGCCCCCTGACCTACCTCGAGGCCTGGCTCAAGTCGGAGGGGCGGGGGGCGGAGGTCTACCCGGGCAAGTTCATCATCGAGACGATCGAGCGCCTGATCTACGTGGACTCGGTCACCCTGGAGAAGATCACCTGGGCCACGGGCGCCTATCTCGGGCTCATCGTCCTGTCCTTCCGGTTCCGGCCGATCCCGAAAAAGAAGAAGGTGAGAAGTTGA
- a CDS encoding HDOD domain-containing protein, with protein sequence MENRPSNPNDQAGRFLSQIAASRVLPSLPQVLLKLLEACRGEETAIQEIAGIINSDTALAGRVLSVVNSPFYRRAEKITRVDDALFQLGRDAVRSIAVSASIHQVFSRVNGRGPFHMKLYWRHALLCAVLARRLAEKTSFSAPEVSFLSGMLHDVGRLVLWVHFPEEYGKVLAAAGGRSELLLEGETRMGITHAEVGAWLLARWGLDAFTADAARYHHEPLERIHGAFPLVKIVYAANLLADMPDSDFNRQKAVRELFGIGFADVTDMLAAAREEVRELAESLGISIDPVDPQPPPPDERDETMQAALNGRVRDVALLQAALQGLTEAIDREALHRAARRGLEILFGTPAVLLFVHDRDRELLVLQGTAGSRLPPGQELTIPMGRSDALPVQALTGKAILGTRELRGRGPLTIMDEMLIRLLGGEEILCLPLAAQKERVGVFVIGADRATIQSLEAESRLLNLYGDQVAMALKLDQMRMAQTRLYQAGRLAASSALARKVAHEVNNPLSIIKNYLKILGMKLGADNAAQDELRIVNEEIDRVALIVRQLTDLTAEKERVRQSVDVNGLIRDLVVIIDKSFSATSRIRFHLDLDPALPGLVTDRNGLKQVLINLLKNAIEAMPQGGNLFVRTRCLVSKGLEEMAGKPNGKAEQAVEISVRDEGPGLPEAVRQRLFEPYVTTKGEGHSGLGLSVVHSIVRDLGGSIRCDSAEGRGTIFVMRFPLNGPAKKT encoded by the coding sequence ATGGAGAACAGACCGTCAAATCCGAATGACCAGGCGGGCCGGTTTCTGTCGCAGATTGCGGCCTCGAGGGTCCTCCCGTCGCTGCCCCAGGTGCTTCTGAAGCTCCTGGAGGCCTGCCGCGGCGAGGAGACGGCGATCCAGGAGATCGCCGGCATCATCAACAGCGACACCGCCCTTGCGGGCAGGGTCCTGTCGGTCGTCAATTCCCCGTTCTACCGCCGTGCGGAGAAGATCACCCGCGTCGACGACGCCCTGTTCCAGCTGGGGCGCGATGCCGTGCGCAGCATCGCCGTGAGCGCGTCCATCCACCAGGTCTTCTCGCGGGTCAACGGCCGGGGCCCGTTTCACATGAAGCTCTACTGGCGCCATGCCCTGCTGTGCGCCGTGCTGGCACGGAGGCTTGCCGAAAAGACATCCTTCAGCGCCCCCGAGGTCTCCTTCCTCTCGGGGATGCTGCACGACGTGGGCCGCCTGGTGCTCTGGGTCCATTTCCCCGAGGAATACGGCAAGGTGCTCGCGGCCGCGGGAGGCCGCTCGGAGCTGCTGCTGGAAGGGGAGACCCGGATGGGGATCACCCACGCCGAGGTGGGCGCCTGGCTGCTCGCGCGCTGGGGTCTCGACGCCTTCACGGCGGACGCTGCGCGCTACCACCACGAACCGCTCGAGCGGATCCACGGCGCCTTCCCGCTCGTCAAGATCGTCTATGCGGCGAACCTGCTGGCCGACATGCCCGATTCCGATTTCAACCGGCAAAAGGCCGTCCGGGAACTCTTCGGGATCGGTTTCGCCGACGTCACGGACATGCTCGCCGCCGCCCGGGAGGAGGTGCGTGAGCTCGCCGAGTCTCTGGGCATTTCGATCGACCCCGTCGACCCGCAGCCCCCGCCCCCCGACGAGAGGGACGAGACGATGCAGGCGGCCCTCAACGGCCGGGTCCGGGACGTGGCGCTGCTGCAGGCCGCCCTGCAGGGCCTGACGGAAGCCATCGACCGCGAGGCCCTGCACAGGGCCGCCAGGCGGGGTCTCGAGATCCTCTTCGGCACGCCTGCCGTCCTGCTCTTCGTCCACGATCGGGACCGCGAGCTGCTCGTTCTGCAGGGCACGGCCGGCTCGCGGCTTCCCCCCGGGCAGGAGCTGACCATCCCCATGGGCCGCAGCGATGCGCTTCCCGTGCAGGCCCTGACCGGGAAGGCGATCCTGGGCACCCGCGAGCTCCGCGGCCGGGGACCCCTGACGATCATGGACGAAATGCTCATCCGCCTGCTCGGCGGCGAGGAGATCCTGTGCCTGCCCCTGGCGGCCCAGAAGGAGAGGGTGGGCGTTTTCGTGATCGGGGCGGACCGGGCCACCATCCAGTCGCTCGAGGCCGAGTCGAGGCTGCTGAACCTCTACGGCGACCAGGTGGCCATGGCCCTGAAGCTCGACCAGATGCGCATGGCCCAGACCCGGCTCTACCAGGCGGGACGCCTTGCCGCCTCGTCGGCCCTCGCCCGCAAGGTCGCCCACGAGGTGAACAACCCGCTGAGCATCATCAAGAACTACCTCAAGATCCTCGGCATGAAACTCGGGGCCGACAACGCGGCCCAGGACGAGCTGCGGATCGTCAACGAGGAGATCGACCGCGTCGCGCTCATCGTCCGCCAGCTCACGGACCTCACCGCCGAGAAGGAGCGCGTGCGCCAGTCCGTGGACGTCAACGGGCTCATCCGGGACCTCGTCGTGATCATCGACAAGTCCTTTTCGGCGACGAGCCGGATCCGCTTCCATCTCGATCTCGACCCGGCGCTGCCGGGGCTGGTCACGGACCGCAACGGCCTGAAGCAGGTCCTCATCAATCTCCTGAAAAACGCCATCGAGGCCATGCCCCAGGGCGGCAACCTCTTCGTGCGGACCCGCTGCCTGGTCTCGAAGGGCCTCGAGGAGATGGCCGGCAAACCCAACGGCAAGGCGGAGCAGGCCGTGGAGATCTCGGTGCGGGACGAGGGGCCCGGACTGCCCGAGGCGGTCCGGCAGAGGCTCTTCGAGCCCTACGTGACGACGAAGGGCGAGGGGCACTCGGGACTCGGCCTGTCCGTCGTGCACAGCATCGTCCGGGACCTCGGCGGATCGATCCGGTGCGACAGCGCGGAAGGCAGGGGCACGATCTTCGTGATGCGCTTTCCCCTGAATGGGCCCGCGAAAAAAACGTGA
- a CDS encoding phosphoribosylanthranilate isomerase — MQPEDKPVEGIVQIAGIRDLEEARMVLRAGADWLGFPLRLELHDEDLPEAEAGAVIASLGIGERAVLITYLDRASEIAGLADRLGCRRVQLHGDITAAETRRLKQSRAGLFLVRALVVRPGNLDALLRDAREFGPCVDAFITDTWDPQTGARGATGKTHDWAASRRIVEAAPRPVILAGGLTPGNVGRAILAVRPAGVDAHTGVEAPDGAKDPARVRAFVGEARRAFALLERNRLGR; from the coding sequence ATGCAGCCCGAGGATAAGCCCGTGGAGGGCATCGTCCAGATCGCCGGCATCCGGGACCTCGAGGAGGCCCGGATGGTCCTGCGGGCGGGTGCGGACTGGCTGGGATTCCCCCTGCGGCTGGAGCTTCACGACGAGGACCTGCCCGAGGCAGAGGCCGGGGCGGTCATCGCCTCCCTCGGCATCGGCGAACGGGCCGTCCTCATCACGTACCTCGACAGGGCATCGGAGATCGCGGGCCTTGCTGACAGGCTCGGGTGCCGCAGGGTCCAGCTGCACGGCGACATCACGGCCGCCGAGACGCGCAGGCTCAAGCAGAGCCGCGCGGGACTCTTCCTCGTCAGGGCACTCGTCGTGCGGCCGGGGAATCTCGACGCCCTGCTGCGCGACGCCCGGGAGTTCGGGCCCTGCGTCGATGCCTTCATCACGGACACCTGGGACCCGCAGACGGGCGCGCGCGGGGCGACGGGCAAAACACACGACTGGGCGGCGAGCCGGCGGATCGTCGAGGCGGCGCCGAGGCCCGTCATCCTCGCCGGGGGCCTGACGCCCGGAAACGTGGGCCGTGCCATCCTCGCGGTACGCCCCGCGGGCGTCGACGCCCACACGGGCGTTGAGGCCCCCGACGGGGCGAAGGACCCCGCCCGGGTGAGGGCGTTTGTCGGGGAGGCCCGCCGGGCTTTCGCCCTGCTGGAAAGGAACCGTTTGGGCCGATGA
- a CDS encoding NAD-dependent deacylase: protein MCPVAEDGLSGKIEKLAELITGARRVVVFTGAGVSTESGIPDFRSPGGIWSRFDPEEFTIYRFLASAETRLKQWRLLIESGLIANAQPNGAHLAVAELERLGKLDCVITQNIDNLHQKAGSAPERVYELHGTMNHARCLGCQRRFAMADLLSRVRLEDAAPLCPDCDGILKPDVIFFGEQLPAEALRKAVEHSRRCDLLIVVGSSLVVFPAAYMPVYAKEAGAAVAIVNLTVTDFDDQADVVIHGKAGEIMPRVLEAVKRNLSVAGGGTARGEPG, encoded by the coding sequence ATGTGCCCTGTGGCAGAGGACGGACTGAGCGGGAAAATCGAGAAGCTGGCCGAGCTGATCACCGGCGCGAGGCGGGTCGTGGTCTTTACCGGGGCCGGGGTGAGCACCGAATCGGGCATCCCCGATTTCCGCAGCCCCGGCGGGATCTGGTCCCGGTTCGACCCCGAGGAATTCACCATCTACCGGTTCCTCGCGAGCGCCGAGACGCGCCTCAAGCAGTGGCGGCTGCTGATCGAGAGCGGACTCATCGCCAACGCGCAGCCCAACGGGGCCCACCTCGCCGTGGCCGAGCTGGAGAGGCTCGGGAAGCTCGACTGCGTCATCACGCAGAACATCGACAACCTCCACCAGAAGGCGGGCAGCGCGCCCGAACGGGTCTACGAGCTCCACGGCACCATGAACCATGCGCGCTGCCTGGGCTGCCAGCGGCGCTTCGCCATGGCGGATCTGCTTTCCCGCGTCCGGCTCGAGGACGCGGCGCCCCTGTGCCCCGACTGCGACGGCATCCTCAAGCCCGACGTGATCTTTTTCGGGGAGCAGCTGCCTGCCGAGGCGCTCCGGAAGGCCGTCGAGCACTCCCGCCGCTGCGACCTGCTCATCGTCGTGGGCTCTTCCCTGGTGGTCTTCCCGGCGGCCTACATGCCGGTGTATGCCAAGGAGGCCGGGGCCGCCGTGGCGATCGTCAACCTTACCGTGACCGACTTCGACGACCAGGCCGATGTGGTCATCCACGGCAAGGCGGGGGAGATCATGCCGCGGGTCCTCGAGGCGGTGAAGCGGAACCTGTCTGTCGCGGGCGGCGGGACCGCCCGGGGGGAGCCGGGTTGA
- a CDS encoding NUDIX hydrolase: MSEEKGQSGRAYRELPRVGVGAVVIHEGRILLVQRASPPGKGFWAIPGGLVELGETVREAAERELLEETGISVRARDAFYVFDFIDRDTEGGIRYHYVIVDFLADYLGGEPRAADDVSDARWVSPAEAAALNLSPTTRKLLVQMGFIA; encoded by the coding sequence ATGAGCGAAGAGAAGGGACAGTCGGGGCGTGCATACCGGGAGCTGCCGCGGGTCGGGGTGGGTGCCGTCGTGATCCACGAGGGGAGGATCCTCCTCGTGCAGCGGGCAAGCCCGCCGGGGAAAGGCTTCTGGGCCATACCGGGGGGTCTCGTCGAGCTGGGGGAGACGGTGCGCGAAGCGGCCGAGCGGGAACTCCTCGAGGAGACGGGGATATCCGTCCGGGCAAGGGATGCCTTCTACGTCTTTGACTTCATCGACAGGGACACCGAAGGCGGGATCAGGTACCACTACGTCATCGTCGACTTCCTGGCCGATTACCTGGGGGGAGAGCCGCGTGCGGCGGACGACGTGAGCGATGCGCGCTGGGTGTCGCCGGCGGAGGCCGCGGCGCTGAACCTCTCGCCCACGACGCGCAAGCTGCTCGTGCAGATGGGCTTCATCGCATAG
- a CDS encoding histone deacetylase family protein, with protein MKVVWSEKFIDSYTSDPAAASGRMEAILDVIKDRVTFVEARPAAEEDIAACHTAAHIAYIRRIGLYEIAALAAGGAIQAAEIGMKEPCFGLIRPPGHHASAGSCWGFCFFNNMAIAMERLKRDGKIRKALVLDIDLHFGDGTVNILGGRGYATLVNPSSNSPADFIRQVDKALAAETYDVIGISAGFDYAREDWGGVLGESHYTDIGRMVRETARKSGAGFFAILEGGYNHRVLGYNCMALLDGMRED; from the coding sequence ATGAAAGTGGTCTGGAGCGAAAAGTTCATCGATTCCTACACGAGCGACCCGGCGGCCGCCTCGGGGCGCATGGAGGCGATCCTCGATGTCATCAAGGACAGGGTGACCTTCGTGGAGGCCCGGCCGGCTGCCGAGGAGGACATCGCCGCCTGCCACACGGCCGCTCACATCGCGTACATCCGGCGGATCGGCCTCTACGAGATCGCGGCACTGGCCGCCGGGGGCGCCATCCAGGCCGCCGAGATCGGCATGAAGGAGCCCTGCTTCGGCCTCATCCGGCCCCCGGGCCACCACGCCTCGGCCGGCAGCTGCTGGGGCTTCTGCTTCTTCAACAACATGGCGATCGCGATGGAGAGGCTCAAGAGGGACGGGAAGATCCGCAAGGCCCTCGTCCTGGACATCGATCTGCACTTCGGCGACGGGACGGTGAACATCCTCGGCGGCAGGGGCTATGCCACTCTCGTCAACCCGTCCTCGAACTCCCCGGCGGATTTCATCCGCCAGGTCGACAAGGCCCTGGCCGCGGAGACATACGACGTGATCGGGATTTCCGCCGGCTTCGACTACGCCCGCGAGGACTGGGGCGGCGTGCTCGGCGAGTCGCACTACACCGACATCGGCCGGATGGTCCGCGAGACGGCCCGCAAGAGCGGCGCAGGGTTTTTCGCCATCCTCGAGGGCGGATACAACCACCGCGTCCTCGGGTACAACTGCATGGCCCTGCTGGACGGGATGCGGGAGGACTGA
- the amrB gene encoding AmmeMemoRadiSam system protein B, giving the protein MTEKPALRRDIQMIMTLVEGRRVVVFQDPYDLSRQQLAVDAGALPLLQMLDGRHDIRDIQRELTNRSGGRLVYLSDIESFLESLDRAYLLDSESFRREMESLCRAFERAQHRPCAHAGKSYDADPERLSRFIEETEAELSRIEPWPREVHALVAPHIDIRVARRTYVGAYRHLKGRRYDLVVILGINHHLQDGLFCVSAKNYLTPFGELRTDRDFIRSLEGRVPQGTLSHSDFGHKIEHSIEFQALFLRHYLGDTPIVPILCGGMHEFLLARQDPFEDGRFTGFAEALREQAGKRGSVLFVAGVDLSHVGLKFGDRLPAESILARAQANDRRILDALLAADGRAIFANAAETADAYKVCGLPALTLTAELVKGKTGVLLDHGTYREAATSSAVTYAAAIFTS; this is encoded by the coding sequence ATGACCGAGAAGCCTGCCCTCCGCCGGGACATCCAGATGATCATGACCCTCGTCGAGGGACGCCGGGTTGTCGTCTTCCAGGACCCCTACGACCTGAGCCGCCAGCAGCTCGCCGTCGATGCGGGCGCGCTGCCGCTTCTCCAGATGCTCGACGGCCGGCACGACATCCGGGACATCCAGCGGGAACTGACGAACCGCAGCGGCGGGCGCCTCGTCTATCTCTCCGACATCGAGTCCTTTCTCGAGAGCCTGGACCGGGCGTATCTCCTGGACAGCGAGTCCTTCCGACGGGAGATGGAGTCGCTCTGCCGCGCCTTCGAGCGGGCGCAACACCGTCCCTGCGCCCATGCGGGGAAGTCCTACGACGCCGACCCGGAGAGGCTGTCGCGGTTCATCGAGGAGACGGAGGCGGAACTTTCCCGGATTGAGCCGTGGCCGCGCGAGGTGCACGCGCTGGTGGCCCCTCACATCGACATCCGGGTGGCCCGCCGCACGTATGTCGGCGCCTACAGGCACCTCAAGGGGAGGCGTTACGACCTCGTCGTGATCCTGGGGATCAATCATCACCTGCAGGACGGCCTTTTCTGCGTGTCGGCCAAGAACTACCTGACCCCGTTCGGCGAGCTCCGGACGGACCGGGATTTCATCCGTTCCCTCGAGGGCCGCGTGCCGCAGGGCACGCTCTCGCATAGCGACTTCGGCCACAAGATCGAGCACTCCATCGAGTTTCAGGCCCTGTTCCTGCGCCACTACCTCGGGGACACGCCGATCGTGCCCATCCTCTGCGGGGGCATGCACGAGTTTCTCCTTGCCCGACAGGACCCGTTCGAGGACGGCCGGTTCACGGGCTTCGCGGAGGCGCTGCGGGAGCAGGCGGGCAAACGGGGCAGCGTGCTCTTCGTGGCGGGGGTCGATCTGTCGCACGTGGGGCTGAAGTTCGGCGACAGGCTGCCCGCAGAGTCGATCCTGGCCCGCGCGCAGGCCAATGACCGGCGCATTCTCGACGCCCTGCTCGCCGCCGACGGGCGGGCGATCTTCGCAAACGCAGCGGAGACGGCCGATGCCTACAAGGTCTGCGGACTGCCCGCCCTCACCCTGACGGCCGAGCTCGTGAAGGGCAAGACGGGGGTCCTGCTCGATCACGGGACCTACCGGGAGGCGGCGACGTCGAGCGCCGTGACGTACGCGGCGGCGATCTTCACAAGCTGA